A stretch of the Mesorhizobium sp. Pch-S genome encodes the following:
- a CDS encoding iron chelate uptake ABC transporter family permease subunit, which yields MLALTGFALGVLLLGTGTLHFSPSEVIDSLLGVGGNPTAERIILRVRLPRLATAILVGAALGMAGAIFQSLSRNALGSPDIIGFTTGAATGAILQIVLFDAGPLGVSLAAFASCIATAVAVLLLSMKHGATGGYRLVLVGVGTGAILSGVNTLLLVKGGLDQAAAAQLWLAGSLNTRTWAHVIPAAIGFAAIVPIVVLNARQTTLLEMGDDIASQLGVVPERTRLTMLMAAVGLTAIATAAAGPIAFVALAGPQLARRLTSSPGLPLMSGALMGAVLLLLADLISQRAPFHVNMPVGLTTGMLGGFYLLWLLTRKRTV from the coding sequence GTGCTCGCGCTGACTGGCTTCGCACTCGGTGTCCTGCTGCTCGGAACCGGAACGCTGCATTTCAGCCCGTCCGAGGTGATCGACAGCCTGCTTGGTGTCGGCGGCAATCCGACGGCGGAGCGCATCATCCTGCGGGTTCGGCTGCCGCGCCTGGCAACAGCGATCCTGGTCGGGGCTGCGCTCGGCATGGCAGGCGCCATCTTCCAATCCCTGTCCCGCAACGCCCTCGGCTCGCCCGATATCATCGGTTTCACCACGGGCGCCGCGACAGGCGCCATCCTGCAGATCGTGCTTTTCGATGCGGGCCCGCTCGGCGTGTCGCTTGCGGCATTTGCCTCCTGCATCGCGACCGCCGTCGCCGTGCTTCTGCTTTCCATGAAGCATGGAGCAACCGGCGGCTATCGGCTGGTTCTCGTCGGCGTCGGCACTGGTGCGATCCTGTCCGGCGTCAACACCCTTCTCCTGGTGAAAGGCGGTCTCGATCAGGCTGCGGCAGCCCAGCTCTGGCTGGCCGGCTCCCTCAACACGCGCACATGGGCGCATGTGATACCGGCCGCGATCGGTTTCGCCGCGATCGTTCCGATTGTCGTTCTCAATGCACGCCAGACGACGCTGCTGGAAATGGGCGACGACATAGCGAGCCAGCTCGGCGTCGTTCCGGAACGCACGCGACTGACTATGCTCATGGCTGCCGTCGGGCTTACGGCAATCGCCACCGCCGCCGCCGGTCCGATCGCTTTCGTCGCGTTGGCCGGACCGCAGCTCGCCAGGCGCCTGACATCGTCACCTGGCCTGCCACTGATGAGCGGAGCACTGATGGGGGCGGTTCTGCTTCTGCTTGCAGACCTGATCAGCCAGCGCGCGCCTTTCCACGTCAACATGCCCGTCGGGCTGACCACAGGCATGCTGGGCGGATTCTACCTGCTCTGGCTGCTGACGCGGAAAAGAACCGTCTAG
- the fepB gene encoding Fe2+-enterobactin ABC transporter substrate-binding protein encodes MMMPIQKLALALVTVATIATLSVRAFSQEQQWPRSIVQGQETLTLKSKPERIVSTTPSITGILLAIGAPVTASAAATPTILTDDKGFFSQWAAAADERGVEVLYPNLNFDIEAVIGREPDLLIASATGADSVAQHKSELQAQGIPTMVVNYSNQSWQEIAVELGKATGLEAEASDAIKRFDDYAAQAAISMTRPKGKVSVVGYNIGGSYSIGRPESPQARLLTALGFEVAGLPKEIQRDVTRRSDFDFISRENLSAAITGDSVFLLRGTEKDVDAFIADPMLANLPAVTGRKVYALGPTSFRIDYYSGRQMIDAIAGHFR; translated from the coding sequence ATGATGATGCCGATCCAGAAACTTGCCCTTGCCCTGGTGACCGTTGCGACGATCGCAACGCTCTCCGTTCGCGCTTTTTCGCAGGAGCAACAGTGGCCAAGATCAATCGTTCAGGGGCAAGAAACGCTGACCTTGAAATCGAAGCCGGAACGGATCGTCTCGACCACGCCCAGCATCACCGGCATTCTGCTGGCCATCGGTGCCCCGGTGACGGCAAGCGCTGCTGCGACACCCACGATACTGACCGATGACAAGGGCTTCTTCTCACAATGGGCGGCTGCTGCCGACGAGCGCGGAGTCGAGGTCCTCTACCCCAATCTCAACTTCGATATCGAAGCCGTCATCGGCCGGGAGCCTGATCTGCTGATCGCCTCCGCGACAGGAGCCGACAGCGTCGCCCAGCACAAGTCGGAGCTTCAGGCACAAGGCATCCCGACGATGGTCGTCAACTATTCGAACCAGAGCTGGCAGGAGATCGCGGTAGAACTCGGCAAGGCCACCGGCCTCGAGGCGGAAGCGAGCGATGCCATCAAACGTTTCGACGACTATGCCGCGCAGGCCGCGATCTCGATGACGCGCCCCAAAGGCAAGGTCAGCGTCGTCGGGTACAACATCGGTGGCAGCTATTCGATCGGCCGACCCGAGAGTCCGCAGGCAAGGCTGCTGACGGCCCTCGGTTTCGAGGTGGCGGGACTGCCGAAAGAGATCCAGCGCGATGTGACACGACGTTCGGACTTCGACTTCATTTCGCGTGAGAACCTTTCCGCTGCCATCACAGGCGACAGCGTCTTCCTGCTGCGCGGCACCGAAAAGGATGTCGATGCCTTCATCGCCGATCCCATGCTCGCCAACCTTCCTGCCGTCACAGGCAGGAAGGTCTATGCGCTTGGGCCGACCTCGTTCCGCATCGACTACTATTCGGGACGGCAGATGATCGACGCGATCGCCGGGCACTTCCGGTAG
- a CDS encoding ABC transporter ATP-binding protein, producing MAHRLQADGVTLCYDRRLVSAELSVAIPEGSFTVIIGPNACGKSTLLRALSRLLAPSAGRVVLDGRSIGEFPAKEVARRLGLLPQSSVAPDAITVADLVARGRYPHQSFLRQWSEADEKAVAAALEATHMTDLSDRLMDELSGGQRQRAWIAMVLAQETPILLLDEPTTFLDIAHQIELLDLLADLHRQGRTVVAVLHDLNHACRYASHLIAMKDGAIVAEGKAVEIVTEQLVETVFGLPSVIIADPVSSTPLVIPKGRPAPAIHTPDSGKQSA from the coding sequence ATGGCGCATCGTCTGCAAGCCGATGGCGTGACGCTTTGCTACGACAGGCGTCTGGTTTCGGCCGAACTGTCGGTGGCGATCCCCGAAGGCTCCTTCACGGTCATCATCGGCCCGAACGCCTGCGGCAAGTCCACGCTTTTGCGTGCGCTGTCGCGACTGCTGGCGCCTTCGGCCGGCCGGGTGGTTCTCGATGGCAGGAGTATTGGCGAATTCCCTGCAAAGGAAGTTGCACGGCGGCTTGGCCTGCTGCCGCAAAGCTCGGTTGCCCCCGACGCGATCACGGTTGCGGATCTCGTCGCGCGCGGCCGCTACCCCCACCAGTCGTTTCTCAGGCAATGGTCGGAGGCCGACGAGAAAGCCGTCGCCGCCGCGCTCGAAGCCACGCATATGACGGATCTGTCCGACCGCTTGATGGATGAGCTTTCCGGCGGCCAGCGGCAACGTGCATGGATCGCCATGGTGCTGGCGCAGGAAACACCGATCCTGCTGCTCGACGAGCCGACCACCTTCCTCGACATCGCCCATCAGATCGAACTGCTCGACCTTCTGGCCGACCTTCACCGCCAGGGGCGCACCGTCGTTGCCGTGCTGCACGATCTCAACCATGCCTGCCGTTACGCGTCCCATCTGATCGCCATGAAAGATGGCGCGATCGTTGCGGAGGGCAAGGCGGTTGAAATCGTCACCGAACAGCTGGTCGAAACGGTATTCGGCCTGCCTTCGGTCATCATCGCCGACCCGGTCTCTTCGACGCCGCTGGTCATTCCGAAGGGCCGGCCAGCACCCGCAATTCATACTCCAGACAGCGGAAAACAATCGGCATGA
- a CDS encoding NtaA/DmoA family FMN-dependent monooxygenase (This protein belongs to a clade of FMN-dependent monooxygenases, within a broader family of flavin-dependent oxidoreductases, the luciferase-like monooxygenase (LMM) family, some of whose members use coenzyme F420 rather than FMN.), with the protein MSTDGKLHIGLSLTPTWLKGQRPHPDEALSAGMGPVEYYVELARLAERAKLDFVFRPDYLVMNQAMVAHSPTHVGLDPTMMLAAIARETEKIGLVTTASTTFNPPYIVARQIQSLHWISNGRAGWNIVTSIEGAENFGNEPMPSPEVRYRKAAEFTDLVRQLWASYPGASPQASVQAVDHAGEFFHVKGPLNVPGHEAGPPPLFQAGASEIGRSFAASVADATFAAMPDMSDGIELRTDLRNRAVQQGRSANAVRVLPGLYFFLAGTRDEAWKLHERAHAHLTRERRVEALKNVLGLDAGALAPGSRIAADLLPASDHPVRSRTHAELLRRFIAANAPTIEEVLARPEVVGSAHWVSVGTVDDVLNDIVERFEAGALDGFIALPGGSVDSLNLFFEELVPELVRRGLFRGDYEGSTLREHLGIH; encoded by the coding sequence ATGAGCACGGACGGCAAACTGCATATCGGACTGAGCCTGACGCCCACCTGGCTCAAGGGACAGCGTCCTCACCCCGATGAGGCGCTGTCGGCGGGCATGGGGCCGGTGGAATACTATGTCGAACTTGCCCGGCTGGCAGAAAGGGCGAAGCTCGATTTCGTCTTCAGGCCGGACTATCTCGTCATGAACCAGGCGATGGTGGCGCATTCGCCGACCCATGTCGGGCTTGATCCAACGATGATGCTGGCCGCCATCGCGCGGGAGACCGAGAAGATCGGGCTGGTCACCACCGCCTCGACCACTTTCAACCCGCCCTACATCGTTGCGCGCCAGATCCAGTCCCTGCACTGGATCAGCAATGGCAGGGCGGGCTGGAACATCGTGACGTCGATCGAGGGCGCCGAGAATTTTGGCAACGAACCGATGCCTTCGCCGGAAGTCCGCTATCGCAAGGCGGCGGAATTCACCGATCTCGTACGCCAACTCTGGGCAAGCTATCCCGGTGCTTCGCCGCAGGCATCGGTGCAGGCGGTCGATCACGCCGGCGAGTTCTTTCATGTGAAGGGGCCGCTCAACGTTCCGGGACACGAGGCCGGCCCGCCGCCGTTGTTTCAGGCTGGCGCGTCCGAGATCGGCCGCAGCTTTGCTGCCTCTGTCGCCGACGCGACCTTTGCCGCCATGCCGGACATGAGCGACGGTATCGAACTGCGCACCGATCTACGCAACAGGGCGGTACAGCAGGGTCGCTCGGCGAATGCCGTTCGCGTGTTGCCCGGGCTCTATTTCTTCCTGGCCGGCACCCGGGACGAAGCCTGGAAGCTGCATGAACGCGCCCATGCGCATCTGACGCGCGAACGTCGCGTCGAGGCGTTGAAGAACGTGCTCGGACTGGATGCCGGCGCTCTCGCGCCAGGCAGCCGCATCGCCGCAGACTTGTTGCCGGCTTCCGATCATCCGGTTCGCAGCCGGACGCATGCCGAATTGTTGCGCCGCTTCATTGCGGCCAACGCCCCGACAATCGAGGAGGTGCTGGCACGGCCCGAGGTCGTTGGTTCGGCGCACTGGGTTTCCGTCGGCACGGTCGACGATGTCCTGAATGACATCGTCGAGCGCTTCGAGGCGGGTGCACTCGACGGCTTCATCGCGCTCCCCGGCGGTTCGGTGGATTCGCTCAACCTTTTCTTCGAAGAACTGGTTCCCGAACTGGTGCGGCGAGGCCTGTTTCGCGGCGACTATGAAGGCTCCACCTTGCGGGAGCACCTGGGTATCCACTGA
- a CDS encoding TonB-dependent receptor, with protein MFAATAASAQQKPQAAAESSTLLERIVITGEKIARSLKDTASSVSVITGEQIAKEKTGDASVSEVVRDVPNVVYTDTVSTPIIRGQDTQGPLTGQGSFWGGTVPRATINLDGHYLNYNEFYFGAASVWDVDNIEVFRGPQTTSQGANAIAGAIIVNTKDPTFTTEGAYQAEIGSYNSKRASFMLSGPIVDNQLAARLAVDYSGRDTFIDYISTKFQHGDTDQDFRALNACFKLLWQPAEIPGLEAKFTYSHNGSNRPSQEAASMPFEDLNHITTTMPTWKQDTNTGILDISYDVGNGFKFFNQTQYSASSVHRTTGLVNNGDADVEQKNASNEARVTFGEPGDALSGVAGVYYAHTKSDEVLYLSGLSTFDDTKQNLGLFSEASYRLTDVWTLTGGLRYQQDQIQRAGRSVFAPQPVNFDTTFSAVLPKVSLAYAVTPDLTVGAMVNRGYNPGGVSLNLNARKWMPFEEETLWNYELFTRANLLDDTLTLNGNLFYMDFKNAQYTIPVVISSGVAQSYTINAEKAHAYGLEIGADYRVLDNLTLKASAGLLRTRIDRISSNVSYEGNEFAKSPGYMLSFGASWDVTEKFNLSGEVRHMDRYYSDTANTPSYLIEPYTIADARASYNFNEHLQVYGYVKNIFDERAPTYMQQNRGIGGVEASMTMPRTFGVGVKGSF; from the coding sequence ATGTTCGCGGCGACCGCGGCGTCGGCGCAGCAAAAACCGCAGGCCGCGGCTGAAAGCAGTACCTTGCTCGAACGCATCGTCATCACCGGCGAAAAGATCGCGCGCAGTCTCAAGGACACGGCCTCTTCCGTCTCGGTCATCACCGGCGAACAGATCGCCAAGGAAAAGACCGGCGACGCTTCCGTTTCCGAGGTGGTCCGCGACGTGCCCAATGTCGTCTACACCGACACCGTCAGCACGCCGATCATCCGTGGTCAGGACACGCAAGGCCCCCTCACGGGGCAGGGTTCGTTCTGGGGCGGTACGGTGCCGCGTGCCACCATCAATCTGGACGGGCACTACCTCAATTACAACGAGTTCTATTTCGGCGCCGCGTCGGTCTGGGACGTCGACAACATCGAGGTTTTCCGCGGACCACAGACGACCTCGCAGGGCGCCAACGCTATCGCCGGCGCCATCATCGTCAACACCAAGGATCCGACCTTCACGACCGAGGGCGCCTATCAGGCCGAGATCGGCAGCTACAATTCGAAGCGGGCCTCGTTCATGCTGTCCGGCCCGATCGTCGACAACCAGCTCGCGGCGCGCCTGGCGGTGGACTATTCCGGCCGCGACACCTTCATCGACTACATCAGCACCAAGTTCCAGCACGGCGACACCGACCAGGATTTCCGGGCGCTGAACGCCTGCTTCAAGCTGTTGTGGCAGCCGGCCGAAATTCCAGGCCTGGAGGCGAAATTCACCTATTCGCACAACGGCTCGAACCGGCCGTCGCAGGAAGCGGCATCGATGCCGTTCGAGGATCTCAATCACATCACCACGACGATGCCGACCTGGAAGCAGGACACCAACACCGGCATCCTCGACATCAGCTATGACGTCGGCAACGGCTTCAAGTTCTTCAACCAGACCCAGTATTCGGCTTCGTCCGTGCATCGCACCACCGGCCTCGTCAACAACGGCGATGCCGATGTCGAGCAGAAGAACGCCTCCAATGAAGCGCGGGTGACTTTCGGCGAGCCAGGCGATGCCTTGAGCGGCGTGGCAGGTGTGTATTATGCGCACACCAAGAGCGACGAGGTGCTCTATCTCAGCGGCCTGTCGACCTTCGACGACACCAAACAGAATCTCGGCCTCTTCAGCGAGGCGAGCTACCGGCTGACCGATGTGTGGACGTTGACCGGCGGCCTTCGCTATCAGCAGGACCAGATCCAGCGCGCCGGCAGGTCGGTCTTTGCACCGCAGCCGGTGAACTTCGACACCACCTTCAGTGCCGTGCTGCCGAAAGTCTCGCTGGCTTATGCCGTGACGCCCGACCTGACCGTGGGCGCGATGGTCAACCGCGGCTACAATCCCGGCGGCGTCTCGCTGAACCTCAATGCGCGAAAGTGGATGCCATTCGAGGAAGAGACGCTCTGGAACTACGAGTTGTTCACCCGCGCCAACCTGCTCGACGACACGCTCACCCTGAACGGAAATCTGTTCTACATGGATTTCAAGAACGCCCAGTACACGATCCCGGTCGTGATCTCCTCGGGCGTCGCGCAATCCTACACGATCAACGCCGAGAAGGCGCATGCCTACGGGCTGGAAATCGGGGCGGACTATCGTGTCCTAGACAATCTGACGCTGAAGGCGAGCGCCGGCCTGTTGCGCACGCGCATCGACAGGATTTCCAGCAATGTCAGCTATGAGGGCAACGAGTTCGCCAAGTCGCCCGGCTACATGTTGAGCTTCGGCGCCAGCTGGGACGTGACGGAAAAGTTCAACCTGTCCGGCGAGGTCCGCCATATGGACAGGTACTATTCCGACACCGCCAACACGCCGAGCTATCTGATCGAGCCCTATACGATCGCCGATGCCCGGGCGAGCTACAATTTCAATGAGCACCTGCAGGTCTATGGCTACGTCAAGAACATCTTCGACGAACGCGCGCCGACCTACATGCAGCAGAACCGCGGCATCGGCGGTGTCGAGGCCAGCATGACCATGCCGCGCACCTTCGGTGTTGGCGTGAAGGGCAGCTTCTAG
- a CDS encoding iron ABC transporter permease: protein MREAGKQARLLQRRRHYWGLACASLALAVVGLFSLAVGSRPVPLATLFETFRAYDALNDLHLVIWELRVPRTLVAILAGLALGTAGAIMQATTRNPLAEPGLLGINAGAATAVITAITAFHLTAMIHYVWFAFLGAGLAGVAVFILGRAHETGTNPVRLVLAGAGLSVMLGSLTGIIMLNAPLEVVDDFRHWWAGSIEGRGFDVAGVLAVAVTIGLAIALFISRDLNAVALGRDLGEALGVRLGRTWILACLCVMLLAGAATAATGPIGFIGLVAPHIARLITGPDHRWLLPFSALFAAILLLCADIVGRVIVAPAEVAAGIIALLIGGPFFVAVVRRYQLARL from the coding sequence ATGCGGGAAGCCGGGAAACAGGCCCGGCTTCTTCAACGAAGGCGACATTACTGGGGGCTTGCATGTGCAAGTCTCGCGCTTGCGGTTGTCGGTCTGTTCAGCCTGGCTGTCGGTTCGCGCCCGGTTCCGCTTGCCACGTTGTTCGAGACGTTCCGGGCCTATGATGCGCTCAACGACCTGCACCTCGTGATCTGGGAACTGCGTGTACCACGCACCCTCGTGGCGATCCTTGCCGGGCTTGCGCTGGGCACCGCCGGCGCCATCATGCAGGCGACCACAAGAAACCCACTCGCCGAGCCGGGATTGCTCGGCATCAATGCCGGCGCGGCAACAGCCGTGATCACCGCGATCACGGCGTTCCACCTCACGGCCATGATCCACTATGTCTGGTTCGCCTTCCTCGGCGCGGGCCTGGCAGGGGTTGCCGTCTTCATCCTGGGACGTGCCCATGAAACCGGTACCAATCCCGTCCGCCTCGTGCTGGCCGGCGCCGGCCTTTCCGTGATGCTGGGCTCGCTGACCGGCATCATCATGCTCAACGCGCCGCTGGAAGTGGTCGACGACTTTCGCCACTGGTGGGCAGGTTCCATCGAGGGACGAGGGTTCGATGTCGCAGGCGTGCTCGCCGTCGCGGTCACGATCGGTCTTGCGATTGCCCTGTTCATCTCAAGGGACCTGAACGCCGTAGCGCTCGGCCGCGATCTTGGCGAAGCGCTGGGTGTCAGGCTTGGCAGAACATGGATCCTCGCCTGCCTGTGCGTCATGCTCCTGGCGGGGGCTGCGACAGCGGCCACCGGGCCGATCGGCTTCATCGGACTGGTCGCCCCGCACATCGCCCGTCTCATCACCGGCCCCGACCATCGCTGGCTGCTGCCCTTTTCAGCGCTGTTTGCCGCGATCCTGCTTTTGTGCGCCGATATCGTCGGCCGCGTCATCGTTGCCCCCGCGGAAGTCGCGGCGGGGATCATCGCCTTGCTCATCGGCGGACCGTTCTTCGTCGCCGTGGTGCGCAGATACCAGCTGGCCCGGCTATGA